The Catenulispora sp. MAP5-51 region GACTTCGCCTTCGCCGAAGCCGCGCGCCGGAACGCGGCGCTGGAAGTGGTCCACGCCTGGGAGCAGCCGTCGAGCATGGACCATCTGCGCCACAGCATCGGCTTCGGCCACGACAGCACGCTGACCGAGGAGCAGCGCCGGCAGGGCCTGGCCGACCTGGTGCGGGCGGCCGCCGCCCGCCACCACGGCGCCGAGCCGGCCTGGCGGATCGAGAGCGGCGCGATCGAGGGGACGCTGGTCACGGCGACCAAGTCGGCGGCGCTGGTGGTGGTCGGCGCACGGCGCCAGGACGGGGGACGACACCACCGGTTGTGGATCGGGCCGGTGGTGCACGCGTTGCTGCACCACGGGGAGTGCCCGATGGCGGTCGTGCCGAACGGGCCGGCGCCGGAGTAAGGCCCTGGCAAGGTAGGCGCTGTTACCGGCGCAAGCGGCTCAGGGGATCGAGACGTCGTGGTACAGCGCGGCCGCGACCCGGATCTCCTCGGTGAGCTCGGCGTCCTTCACCGGTCGCACCGACGTGAAGTGCCGGCCGACCGGGCAGTACTGGAACCGCACGATCCCCAGCCGGATGGACTTCAGGGACGCCCCCGGGATCCAGATCGTCGTGAACAGGTGATCCTTGCGGCACCGGACGACCGTGTGGAGCCCGACGCTGTAACCGCGCCGGCGCATGAACGCCGTCTCGACGGCGATCGTCCCGAGAACGGCGGCCACTGTCAGCCAGCGGCGCTTGGGCGAAAGGCGCGGCGTGGGCCGTGGCTTCTGGGGCTTCTGGGGCTTCTGGGGCTTCTTGGTCACGGCTCCAGTATGCGTCCGGAGCAGCGAGGGGACGAGCCGAGAGGCCGACCGGGGCTCCAAGCCCCGGCCGGCCCTCGCATCAGCTCCCGTACACCCCGAACGACCACAGCGAGTAGCCGTACCCCGTGGCCCGCGCGGTGCCGTACATCCGGAGGTAGCGCCCGGACCCCGACAGCCCGGTCAGGTCCTGGGCCCCGCCCTTGCCGGCGGTCGTGGAGTAGATCGTCGTCCACGTCGTGCCGTCGTTCGAGGTCTGGATCTGGAACGCCTTGGCGTAGGCGGCCTCCCAGGACAGCTTCACCTCGCTGATCCGATGCGTCGTGCCCAGATCGACCTGCAGCCACTGCGGATCGGCGTAGGCGCTGGACCAGCGGGTGGCCGGGTTGCCGTCGGTCGCCAGGTTAGCGGTGAAGCCGGTGCCGGGCTCGACCGAGGAGGCGGTCGTCGGCCGGTTCAGCGCCAGGTCGGTGGCGGTAGTACCGGACGCGGTGAACGTCAGGGTCTGGTCGGCGGCCGTGCGCCCGGCGCCGACGGCGCTGCCGCTGGTGTCGGTCCAGGAGCGCACCGGGGTGGTCTCGACCAGGCGGCCGGCGGCCGAGGACATCGCGAGCACCAGGCCGCTGTAGCGGTTGACGAGGCGGAACGTGCCGGGCGCGGAGGTGTTCTTGATGACGAACCACTGCTGCCCCACGGTCGGGGCGCCCGACAAGGCGGTGGCCTTCGGCGCGGTGCCCCAGGCGCGGTTGGCCGGGACGGTGGAGTCGACGCCCAGCGCCTGGCCGGTGGCGGCGTTGGTGACGGTGAACGAGCCGTCGCCGTCGCTCGCGAACGCCCAGGATTGCAGGGCCGATCCGTCGGCGGGTGCGGAGGTGGTCGCGGTGCTGCCGGAAGCCTGGGTCAGGACCTGCCCCGAGCCGGTGCCGATGGCGTAGGTCTTCGTCGTGTCGACCGGCGGCGCGGCCGGGGAGGTCGAGTCGAGCGTGATGCTCGTGTACCCGCCGAAGCTCCCGCATTCCACGACGCAGTAGTACCGGAAGGTCTTGCCGACGATCGTGGAGTTCGTGGCGTTCGCGCCGTCCACGAGCCAGCGGTACCAGGACGCCTGTGTGGCGCTGCCGGAGTCGCCGGCCGGGTACCACTTCTGCGTCGACAGGTCGTCGGTGACGTAGAACTGCTGCGGCTTGTTGCTGGACTGGTCCGACTGCGGCGTGGCTATGTAAAGACCCAGGTAGGCGTCATAGGAGAT contains the following coding sequences:
- a CDS encoding discoidin domain-containing protein, encoding MVIAATALPTAGALTTASALTTASALSTASALTPASATPPNATYTVTVGSTGSYPYGTDSPATPYIDKDGTFYFQESFSQYDAATSPNHYWQFYSGTDFDHSSENTAISNAVNPANPQDSNANTTWRCDNGPTGVTATAGGGYSLPDYCDLIGTWVDPDTGNWYGLVHNEFTGSPFGDGLHYDSIDYAVSTDQGKVWAITGHAITSPYSTQRGDTTAFPNQTYYYGDGDPRLFVDQASGYFYLGYSTRVVPKGGVGGSTDWLEHVARAPMSGKMATGTWQKWYDGSWSQPGVGGLESNVVPVSSANPTGYTPVANDYSPADAGTVDQQIAAGTLPPSSALAVMKISYDAYLGLYIATPQSDQSSNKPQQFYVTDDLSTQKWYPAGDSGSATQASWYRWLVDGANATNSTIVGKTFRYYCVVECGSFGGYTSITLDSTSPAAPPVDTTKTYAIGTGSGQVLTQASGSTATTSAPADGSALQSWAFASDGDGSFTVTNAATGQALGVDSTVPANRAWGTAPKATALSGAPTVGQQWFVIKNTSAPGTFRLVNRYSGLVLAMSSAAGRLVETTPVRSWTDTSGSAVGAGRTAADQTLTFTASGTTATDLALNRPTTASSVEPGTGFTANLATDGNPATRWSSAYADPQWLQVDLGTTHRISEVKLSWEAAYAKAFQIQTSNDGTTWTTIYSTTAGKGGAQDLTGLSGSGRYLRMYGTARATGYGYSLWSFGVYGS